One Esox lucius isolate fEsoLuc1 chromosome 1, fEsoLuc1.pri, whole genome shotgun sequence genomic region harbors:
- the sphkap gene encoding A-kinase anchor protein SPHKAP isoform X1 — translation MAGAKCLLKTPSSTSFSSTKSNLQSSTMLDSSELADAGVSTDSTLGYSVTACKKVLCSNSVLDSSEYWLTNEKALCRLGLMEDDAEGSCSTICFVNLDQQKVDRHNDSCMKKLALISPDLPKLVDSLSMWHPKENEILLLGGLETPDCHPHQYLAHTQGQRGTDVCLVQCAGSQQPTQPDRIIYEINKFLTGLQWGQERHGSQGRITAAQRVDDDTNRSISSIEEDFLTASEHLGDDSEDDGFRNEPGCSDVVEGLTDTVCRDTSSCEKRRQDQRQDSEDSETTNYATPATKQQGGAPVSTSSQHTKESAGHYATNLAESVLQDAFIRLSQDELSFVPEAAVSLSPISHRPPTCPAQTGAEELPRSRACSFELPKIVIVQSPDSCEGLPEWPDTQASHVTVGHGDGAGVGAASQVPAIQGSPTTTSGHHPTKPLQLALACAASVIGTISSPQVAEQLAMEPTEVREMEGQRAAEGANYSFSSAMCGIAQVAGAVAIVDLADEIVEGGCESEDDSTTEVYSAASMGLLSAAQASTAITLHCSVAEGTSIETFRTSIAEVLHKEAAEVLVQPQDYRSVAHLLESTHNRIVAGITSPKMSCLDEMEVDDFISEAADSLFKHALEKAKKKKELEGPGKDVPDIQGFLQESVSNVLFDVLCLTSKRISDISKCDIGSFDKEEGDVCSRDFEATSTTKESQEPFTQLQHFVGSSQPDNCESQSSLLHYGDKMPDHSETREEKYGLEERDNEALSSPHIREQQRKHSSTKGLSSTCYDLPGQPARGNIRDPSTESFAHQGSSFLGTETRGRASMDSGQSSLTPQSSVSSYSTGSLASQRMDSESRTPVNCFADDLATTVVSMATELAAICLENSSGKQPWFCALKGSAGGGHFPEGGYQLPSCRTALRRKEGQNGGLASKKHRPPRLSEIKKKTEEQPELMECLVNRVVDETVNLDEMAPTLDPFALFASEVTARIMNCPELNVVDTSKPGQQSRSRLQCERWSRGKTASYESIPEEDACPPGTPNTLGPGCRLGQNLSRGSSISKQSSCESITDEFSRFMVNQMETEGWGFDLLLDYYAGKNASSILAAAVQQAATKKNGHLNVRNTSCLSKQSSTESITEEFYRFMLKDMDKENKDYSMGRTKEWSSSLLPPSPRSLFCIRQSSVPDRRSSDSRLTVNSPIKANSFDGFARNFRGDTLNIYPTNSVQVAATGLCRSDSCLYQRGRTDQITDMLIHETWSSSIESLMRKNKIIADPEDSIDLVDAESQTHVLQYANRLAADIVETGKSVMHEGGGVEGRQQHVPVGERRRGFKQSRPGCSRSRACQEQPAGGGDSSCTAAGPPVRGPREVPVPVIHIETEQRDGPESGRHPQDPEGPAQWQAERASVSHTSSEGDRTAVPTVGEEDKLSLSASSEDSSGSWSQVAPDDDPHEETSSFIQLSEGNGYSSASSLGVADLEGLLDLPTQNTVNSEEGRKDPRRESKENLDEGISVRSVEGSSSEKELLVVNCDLEPESVDSEVRLALQWIAASELGLPAVYFRKSKDRRTSKFQRVMRLVSQKTWRIGDLFSAVIQFCELLHQDHGSSSLSSLFDWLLETH, via the exons GTTCTGTGCAGTAACAGTGTGCTGGACTCGTCAGAGTACTGGCTGACCAATGAGAAGGCTCTGTGTCGGCTGGGCCTCATGGAGGACGACGCCGAGgggagctgcagcacg ATCTGCTTTGTAAATCTGGACCAGCAAAAGGTGGATCGGCACAACGACAGCTGCATGAAG AAACTGGCGTTGATCTCTCCAGACCTGCCCAAACTGGTTGACTCCCTGAGCATGTGGCACCCCAAGGAGAATGAGATCCTGCTGCTTGGTGGTCTGGAGACTCCAGACTGTCACCCTCACCAGTACCTCGCCCACACACAg GGCCAGAGGGGTACTGATGTGTGTCTTGTCCAGTGTGCTGGGAGTCAGCAGCCCACTCAACCAGACCGCATAATCTATGAGATCAACAAGTTCCTCACTGGGCTGCAGTGGGGTCAGGAACGGCACGGGTCCCAGGGGAGAATTACAGCAGCGCAGAGGGTGGATGACGACACCAACCGCTCCATCTCATCCATAGAAGAGGACTTCCTTACCGCCTCAGAACACCTGGGGGATGACAGTGAGGATGACGGCTTCCGAAATG AGCCAGGGTGCAGTGATGTGGTAGAGGGTTTGACAGACACAGTATGCAGGGATACATCTTCATGTGAGAAGAGACGCCAGGACCAGCGGCAGGACAGCGAGGACTCCGAAACGACCAACTACGCCACCCCAGCAACCAAGCAACAAGGAGGGGCACCGGTGAGTACTAGCAGTCAGCACACCAAGGAGTCGGCTGGCCACTACGCCACCAACCTGGCAGAGTCGGTGCTGCAGGATGCCTTTATCCGCCTTTCTCAGGATGAACTGTCCTTTGTACCAGAGGCTGCCGTGAGCCTGTCCCCGATCAGCCACCGTCCACCTACTTGCCCTGCCCAGACAGGAGCAGAGGAGCTCCCTCGATCACGCGCCTGCTCGTTCGAGCTCCCCAAGATTGTCATAGTGCAGAGCCCTGACAGCTGCGAGGGGCTACCAGAGTGGCCGGACACTCAGGCCTCTCACGTGACTGTGGGGCATGGCGATGGTGCTGGCGTTGGTGCTGCCAGTCAGGTACCAGCAATACAGGGCAGTCCCACCACCACCAGTGGACACCACCCCACCAAACCTCTGCAGCTGGCGCTGGCATGTGCTGCCAGCGTCATTGGCACCATCTCCAGCCCACAGGTGGCAGAGCAGTTGGCCATGGAGCCGACAGaggtcagagagatggagggacagagggctGCCGAGGGCGCAAACTACTCGTTCTCCTCAGCCATGTGTGGGATTGCCCAGGTTGCAGGGGCCGTGGCAATTGTGGACCTAGCCGACGAAATTGTGGAAGGGGGCTGCGAGTCAGAAGATGACTCCACCACAGAGGTGTATTCAGCTGCCTCGATGGGTCTTCTGTCTGCAGCACAGGCCTCCACGGCCATCACTCTCCACTGCAGTGTGGCCGAGGGGACCAGCATCGAGACCTTCCGCACCAGCATTGCGGAGGTTCTTCACAAGGAGGCAGCAGAGGTGCTGGTTCAGCCCCAGGATTACAGGAGTGTGGCCCACCTACTGGAGTCCACCCACAACAGGATCGTAGCAGGCATCACATCTCCCAAAATGTCCTGTCTGGATGAGATGGAGGTGGATGATTTCATCAGCGAGGCGGCTGACAGTTTGTTTAAGCATGCGTTAGAGAaagcaaagaagaaaaaagaactGGAAGGCCCAGGGAAAGATGTCCCTGACATCCAGGGCTTTCTGCAGGAGAGCGTGAGTAATGTGCTGTTTGACGTCCTTTGTCTAACATCAAAGAGAATTAGTGACATTTCCAAATGTGATATTGGGTCGTTTGACAAAGAAGAGGGGGATGTCTGCTCCAGGGACTTTGAGGCCACTAGCACCACCAAGGAGAGCCAGGAACCATTTAcccaattacagcattttgttgGCTCCAGCCAGCCTGATAATTGTGAATCCCAGAGCAGCCTGCTACACTATGGAGATAAGATGCCCGACCACTCTGAGACGAGGGAGGAAAAATATGGACTAGAGGAGAGGGACAATGAAGCTCTTAGCTCCCCGCACATCAGAGAGCAGCAGCGCAAACACTCTTCAACTAAAGGCCTATCCTCCACTTGCTACGACCTGCCGGGGCAGCCGGCCAGAGGAAACATCAGGGACCCTTCTACAGAGAGCTTTGCCCACCAGGGCTCTTCATTCCTAGGCACAGAGACAAGAGGGAGAGCCAGTATGGACAGTGGACAGTCTTCTCTGACGCCCCAGTCCTCAGTGAGCTCCTACTCTACAGGATCTTTGGCCTCCCAGAGAATGGACTCAGAGTCTAGAACTCCAGTCAACTGTTTTGCCGACGATCTGGCCACGACTGTTGTTTCCATGGCTACTGAGCTGGCTGCCATTTGCCTGGAGAACTCGAGCGGGAAGCAGCCGTGGTTCTGTGCACTGAAGGGCTCTGCTGGCGGGGGCCACTTCCCTGAGGGGGGCTACCAGCTGCCTTCCTGTCGCACGGCCCTCCGCAGGAAAGAGGGCCAGAATGGCGGCTTGGCATCAAAAAAGCATCGTCCACCGCGCCTTAGCGAGATCAAGAAGAAGACAGAGGAGCAGCCTGAGCTGATGGAGTGCTTGGTCAACCGCGTGGTAGATGAGACAGTCAACCTGGATGAGATGGCCCCGACTCTGGATCCGTTCGCGCTCTTTGCCTCGGAGGTCACCGCTCGCATCATGAACTGCCCTGAGCTCAACGTGGTTGACACCTCCAAGCCTGGCCAGCAGAGCCGCAGCCGGCTACAGTGTGAGCGGTGGAGCCGGGGCAAGACTGCCAGCTACGAGAGCATCCCAGAAGAGGATGCTTGTCCCCCAGGCACCCCCAACACCCTGGGCCCCGGCTGCCGGCTGGGCCAGAATCTGAGCAGAGGCAGCTCCATCTCCAAGCAGTCCAGTTGTGAGAGTATCACAGACGAATTCTCACGCTTCATGGTAAACCAGATGGAGACGGAGGGTTGGGGCTTCGACCTGCTCCTGGACTACTATGCCGGGAAAAACGCCAGCAGCATCCTGGCCGCAGCAGTGCAGCAAGCTGCCACCAAGAAAAACGGCCACCTGAATGTGAGGAACACTTCCTGCCTGTCCAAGCAGTCCAGCACAGAGAGCATCACGGAGGAGTTCTACAGGTTCATGCTCAAAGACATGGACAAGGAGAACAAAGACTACAGCATGGGCAGAACTAAAGAGTGGAGCAGCAGCCTATTGCCTCCGTCTCCCAGATCCCTCTTCTGTATCCGTCAGTCCTCTGTACCTGACAGGCGTTCCTCGGACTCCAGGCTAACAGTCAACTCACCTATCAAGGCTAACTCCTTTGACGGCTTCGCCCGCAACTTTCGCGGGGACACACTGAACATCTACCCCACCAACTCAGTGCAGGTGGCTGCAACGGGCCTGTGCAGGTCTGACTCCTGTCTGTACCAGAGGGGCAGAACGGACCAGATCACAGACATGCTGATTCATGAGACCTGGTCCAGCTCCATTGAGTCCCTGATGAGAAAGAACAAGATCATTGCAGACCCGGAAGACAGTATTGACCTGGTGGACGCAGAGTCCCAGACGCACGTGCTGCAGTATGCAAACCGTCTGGCTGCGGACATTGTGGAGACTGGGAAATCGGTCATGCATGAAGGGGGAGGTGTGGAGGGAAGACAGCAACACGTGCCCGttggggagaggagaaggggctTCAAACAGTCGCGCCCCGGCTGCAGTCGGAGCAGAGCCTGCCAGGAGCAGCCAGCAGGGGGCGGAGACAGTTCCTGTACAGCCGCAGGGCCACCTGTCAGGGGCCCAAGGGAGGTTCCTGTTCCGGTGATCCACATCgagacagagcagagagacGGCCCAGAGTCTGGGCGTCACCCCCAGGACCCAGAAGGTCCAGCCCAGTGGCAGGCTGAGAGGGCCTCGGTGAGCCACACCAG CAGTGAGGGAGACAGGACGGCCGTGCCCACTGTAGGTGAGGAAGATAAGCTCTCTCTGAGTGCTAGCAGTGAGGACAGCTCAGGAAGCTGGTCCCAGGTCGCCCCCGACGACGACCCCCACGAAGAGACCAGTAGTTTCATCCAACTGAGTGAGGG GAACGGATACAGCAGTGCATCGAGCCTGGGTGTGGCGGACCTGGAGGGCCTCCTGGACCTCCCCACTCAGAACACAGTGAACAG tgaggaggggaggaaggatcCTCGGAGAGAAAGCAAGGAGAATCTGGATG AGGGCATCTCCGTGCGGTCTGTAGAGGGCAGTAGCAGCGAAAAGGAGCTGCTGGTGGTCAACTGTGACCTGGAGCCAGAGAGCGTGGACTCGGAGGTGCGATTGGCCCTGCAGTGGATTGCTGCTTCCGAGCTGGGCCTGCCAGCTGTCTACTTCAGAAAGTCTAAGGACAGGAGGACCTCCAAG TTCCAGCGGGTGATGCGGCTGGTGTCTCAGAAGACATGGAGGATCGGGGACCTCTTCAGCGCTGTCATCCAGTTCTGCGAGCTCCTCCACCAGGACCACGGAAGCAGCTCTCTGTCCAGCCTATTTGACTGGCTTCTAGAGACCCACTAA
- the sphkap gene encoding A-kinase anchor protein SPHKAP isoform X4 — MLDSSELADAGVSTDSTLGYSVTACKKVLCSNSVLDSSEYWLTNEKALCRLGLMEDDAEGSCSTICFVNLDQQKVDRHNDSCMKKLALISPDLPKLVDSLSMWHPKENEILLLGGLETPDCHPHQYLAHTQGQRGTDVCLVQCAGSQQPTQPDRIIYEINKFLTGLQWGQERHGSQGRITAAQRVDDDTNRSISSIEEDFLTASEHLGDDSEDDGFRNEPGCSDVVEGLTDTVCRDTSSCEKRRQDQRQDSEDSETTNYATPATKQQGGAPVSTSSQHTKESAGHYATNLAESVLQDAFIRLSQDELSFVPEAAVSLSPISHRPPTCPAQTGAEELPRSRACSFELPKIVIVQSPDSCEGLPEWPDTQASHVTVGHGDGAGVGAASQVPAIQGSPTTTSGHHPTKPLQLALACAASVIGTISSPQVAEQLAMEPTEVREMEGQRAAEGANYSFSSAMCGIAQVAGAVAIVDLADEIVEGGCESEDDSTTEVYSAASMGLLSAAQASTAITLHCSVAEGTSIETFRTSIAEVLHKEAAEVLVQPQDYRSVAHLLESTHNRIVAGITSPKMSCLDEMEVDDFISEAADSLFKHALEKAKKKKELEGPGKDVPDIQGFLQESVSNVLFDVLCLTSKRISDISKCDIGSFDKEEGDVCSRDFEATSTTKESQEPFTQLQHFVGSSQPDNCESQSSLLHYGDKMPDHSETREEKYGLEERDNEALSSPHIREQQRKHSSTKGLSSTCYDLPGQPARGNIRDPSTESFAHQGSSFLGTETRGRASMDSGQSSLTPQSSVSSYSTGSLASQRMDSESRTPVNCFADDLATTVVSMATELAAICLENSSGKQPWFCALKGSAGGGHFPEGGYQLPSCRTALRRKEGQNGGLASKKHRPPRLSEIKKKTEEQPELMECLVNRVVDETVNLDEMAPTLDPFALFASEVTARIMNCPELNVVDTSKPGQQSRSRLQCERWSRGKTASYESIPEEDACPPGTPNTLGPGCRLGQNLSRGSSISKQSSCESITDEFSRFMVNQMETEGWGFDLLLDYYAGKNASSILAAAVQQAATKKNGHLNVRNTSCLSKQSSTESITEEFYRFMLKDMDKENKDYSMGRTKEWSSSLLPPSPRSLFCIRQSSVPDRRSSDSRLTVNSPIKANSFDGFARNFRGDTLNIYPTNSVQVAATGLCRSDSCLYQRGRTDQITDMLIHETWSSSIESLMRKNKIIADPEDSIDLVDAESQTHVLQYANRLAADIVETGKSVMHEGGGVEGRQQHVPVGERRRGFKQSRPGCSRSRACQEQPAGGGDSSCTAAGPPVRGPREVPVPVIHIETEQRDGPESGRHPQDPEGPAQWQAERASVSHTSSEGDRTAVPTVGEEDKLSLSASSEDSSGSWSQVAPDDDPHEETSSFIQLSEGNGYSSASSLGVADLEGLLDLPTQNTVNSEEGRKDPRRESKENLDEGISVRSVEGSSSEKELLVVNCDLEPESVDSEVRLALQWIAASELGLPAVYFRKSKDRRTSKFQRVMRLVSQKTWRIGDLFSAVIQFCELLHQDHGSSSLSSLFDWLLETH, encoded by the exons GTTCTGTGCAGTAACAGTGTGCTGGACTCGTCAGAGTACTGGCTGACCAATGAGAAGGCTCTGTGTCGGCTGGGCCTCATGGAGGACGACGCCGAGgggagctgcagcacg ATCTGCTTTGTAAATCTGGACCAGCAAAAGGTGGATCGGCACAACGACAGCTGCATGAAG AAACTGGCGTTGATCTCTCCAGACCTGCCCAAACTGGTTGACTCCCTGAGCATGTGGCACCCCAAGGAGAATGAGATCCTGCTGCTTGGTGGTCTGGAGACTCCAGACTGTCACCCTCACCAGTACCTCGCCCACACACAg GGCCAGAGGGGTACTGATGTGTGTCTTGTCCAGTGTGCTGGGAGTCAGCAGCCCACTCAACCAGACCGCATAATCTATGAGATCAACAAGTTCCTCACTGGGCTGCAGTGGGGTCAGGAACGGCACGGGTCCCAGGGGAGAATTACAGCAGCGCAGAGGGTGGATGACGACACCAACCGCTCCATCTCATCCATAGAAGAGGACTTCCTTACCGCCTCAGAACACCTGGGGGATGACAGTGAGGATGACGGCTTCCGAAATG AGCCAGGGTGCAGTGATGTGGTAGAGGGTTTGACAGACACAGTATGCAGGGATACATCTTCATGTGAGAAGAGACGCCAGGACCAGCGGCAGGACAGCGAGGACTCCGAAACGACCAACTACGCCACCCCAGCAACCAAGCAACAAGGAGGGGCACCGGTGAGTACTAGCAGTCAGCACACCAAGGAGTCGGCTGGCCACTACGCCACCAACCTGGCAGAGTCGGTGCTGCAGGATGCCTTTATCCGCCTTTCTCAGGATGAACTGTCCTTTGTACCAGAGGCTGCCGTGAGCCTGTCCCCGATCAGCCACCGTCCACCTACTTGCCCTGCCCAGACAGGAGCAGAGGAGCTCCCTCGATCACGCGCCTGCTCGTTCGAGCTCCCCAAGATTGTCATAGTGCAGAGCCCTGACAGCTGCGAGGGGCTACCAGAGTGGCCGGACACTCAGGCCTCTCACGTGACTGTGGGGCATGGCGATGGTGCTGGCGTTGGTGCTGCCAGTCAGGTACCAGCAATACAGGGCAGTCCCACCACCACCAGTGGACACCACCCCACCAAACCTCTGCAGCTGGCGCTGGCATGTGCTGCCAGCGTCATTGGCACCATCTCCAGCCCACAGGTGGCAGAGCAGTTGGCCATGGAGCCGACAGaggtcagagagatggagggacagagggctGCCGAGGGCGCAAACTACTCGTTCTCCTCAGCCATGTGTGGGATTGCCCAGGTTGCAGGGGCCGTGGCAATTGTGGACCTAGCCGACGAAATTGTGGAAGGGGGCTGCGAGTCAGAAGATGACTCCACCACAGAGGTGTATTCAGCTGCCTCGATGGGTCTTCTGTCTGCAGCACAGGCCTCCACGGCCATCACTCTCCACTGCAGTGTGGCCGAGGGGACCAGCATCGAGACCTTCCGCACCAGCATTGCGGAGGTTCTTCACAAGGAGGCAGCAGAGGTGCTGGTTCAGCCCCAGGATTACAGGAGTGTGGCCCACCTACTGGAGTCCACCCACAACAGGATCGTAGCAGGCATCACATCTCCCAAAATGTCCTGTCTGGATGAGATGGAGGTGGATGATTTCATCAGCGAGGCGGCTGACAGTTTGTTTAAGCATGCGTTAGAGAaagcaaagaagaaaaaagaactGGAAGGCCCAGGGAAAGATGTCCCTGACATCCAGGGCTTTCTGCAGGAGAGCGTGAGTAATGTGCTGTTTGACGTCCTTTGTCTAACATCAAAGAGAATTAGTGACATTTCCAAATGTGATATTGGGTCGTTTGACAAAGAAGAGGGGGATGTCTGCTCCAGGGACTTTGAGGCCACTAGCACCACCAAGGAGAGCCAGGAACCATTTAcccaattacagcattttgttgGCTCCAGCCAGCCTGATAATTGTGAATCCCAGAGCAGCCTGCTACACTATGGAGATAAGATGCCCGACCACTCTGAGACGAGGGAGGAAAAATATGGACTAGAGGAGAGGGACAATGAAGCTCTTAGCTCCCCGCACATCAGAGAGCAGCAGCGCAAACACTCTTCAACTAAAGGCCTATCCTCCACTTGCTACGACCTGCCGGGGCAGCCGGCCAGAGGAAACATCAGGGACCCTTCTACAGAGAGCTTTGCCCACCAGGGCTCTTCATTCCTAGGCACAGAGACAAGAGGGAGAGCCAGTATGGACAGTGGACAGTCTTCTCTGACGCCCCAGTCCTCAGTGAGCTCCTACTCTACAGGATCTTTGGCCTCCCAGAGAATGGACTCAGAGTCTAGAACTCCAGTCAACTGTTTTGCCGACGATCTGGCCACGACTGTTGTTTCCATGGCTACTGAGCTGGCTGCCATTTGCCTGGAGAACTCGAGCGGGAAGCAGCCGTGGTTCTGTGCACTGAAGGGCTCTGCTGGCGGGGGCCACTTCCCTGAGGGGGGCTACCAGCTGCCTTCCTGTCGCACGGCCCTCCGCAGGAAAGAGGGCCAGAATGGCGGCTTGGCATCAAAAAAGCATCGTCCACCGCGCCTTAGCGAGATCAAGAAGAAGACAGAGGAGCAGCCTGAGCTGATGGAGTGCTTGGTCAACCGCGTGGTAGATGAGACAGTCAACCTGGATGAGATGGCCCCGACTCTGGATCCGTTCGCGCTCTTTGCCTCGGAGGTCACCGCTCGCATCATGAACTGCCCTGAGCTCAACGTGGTTGACACCTCCAAGCCTGGCCAGCAGAGCCGCAGCCGGCTACAGTGTGAGCGGTGGAGCCGGGGCAAGACTGCCAGCTACGAGAGCATCCCAGAAGAGGATGCTTGTCCCCCAGGCACCCCCAACACCCTGGGCCCCGGCTGCCGGCTGGGCCAGAATCTGAGCAGAGGCAGCTCCATCTCCAAGCAGTCCAGTTGTGAGAGTATCACAGACGAATTCTCACGCTTCATGGTAAACCAGATGGAGACGGAGGGTTGGGGCTTCGACCTGCTCCTGGACTACTATGCCGGGAAAAACGCCAGCAGCATCCTGGCCGCAGCAGTGCAGCAAGCTGCCACCAAGAAAAACGGCCACCTGAATGTGAGGAACACTTCCTGCCTGTCCAAGCAGTCCAGCACAGAGAGCATCACGGAGGAGTTCTACAGGTTCATGCTCAAAGACATGGACAAGGAGAACAAAGACTACAGCATGGGCAGAACTAAAGAGTGGAGCAGCAGCCTATTGCCTCCGTCTCCCAGATCCCTCTTCTGTATCCGTCAGTCCTCTGTACCTGACAGGCGTTCCTCGGACTCCAGGCTAACAGTCAACTCACCTATCAAGGCTAACTCCTTTGACGGCTTCGCCCGCAACTTTCGCGGGGACACACTGAACATCTACCCCACCAACTCAGTGCAGGTGGCTGCAACGGGCCTGTGCAGGTCTGACTCCTGTCTGTACCAGAGGGGCAGAACGGACCAGATCACAGACATGCTGATTCATGAGACCTGGTCCAGCTCCATTGAGTCCCTGATGAGAAAGAACAAGATCATTGCAGACCCGGAAGACAGTATTGACCTGGTGGACGCAGAGTCCCAGACGCACGTGCTGCAGTATGCAAACCGTCTGGCTGCGGACATTGTGGAGACTGGGAAATCGGTCATGCATGAAGGGGGAGGTGTGGAGGGAAGACAGCAACACGTGCCCGttggggagaggagaaggggctTCAAACAGTCGCGCCCCGGCTGCAGTCGGAGCAGAGCCTGCCAGGAGCAGCCAGCAGGGGGCGGAGACAGTTCCTGTACAGCCGCAGGGCCACCTGTCAGGGGCCCAAGGGAGGTTCCTGTTCCGGTGATCCACATCgagacagagcagagagacGGCCCAGAGTCTGGGCGTCACCCCCAGGACCCAGAAGGTCCAGCCCAGTGGCAGGCTGAGAGGGCCTCGGTGAGCCACACCAG CAGTGAGGGAGACAGGACGGCCGTGCCCACTGTAGGTGAGGAAGATAAGCTCTCTCTGAGTGCTAGCAGTGAGGACAGCTCAGGAAGCTGGTCCCAGGTCGCCCCCGACGACGACCCCCACGAAGAGACCAGTAGTTTCATCCAACTGAGTGAGGG GAACGGATACAGCAGTGCATCGAGCCTGGGTGTGGCGGACCTGGAGGGCCTCCTGGACCTCCCCACTCAGAACACAGTGAACAG tgaggaggggaggaaggatcCTCGGAGAGAAAGCAAGGAGAATCTGGATG AGGGCATCTCCGTGCGGTCTGTAGAGGGCAGTAGCAGCGAAAAGGAGCTGCTGGTGGTCAACTGTGACCTGGAGCCAGAGAGCGTGGACTCGGAGGTGCGATTGGCCCTGCAGTGGATTGCTGCTTCCGAGCTGGGCCTGCCAGCTGTCTACTTCAGAAAGTCTAAGGACAGGAGGACCTCCAAG TTCCAGCGGGTGATGCGGCTGGTGTCTCAGAAGACATGGAGGATCGGGGACCTCTTCAGCGCTGTCATCCAGTTCTGCGAGCTCCTCCACCAGGACCACGGAAGCAGCTCTCTGTCCAGCCTATTTGACTGGCTTCTAGAGACCCACTAA